The window ATGTCGCTGCCCGTCGTCATCCGCATCCCCTACGGCGGCCACATCGGCGCCGTGGAGCACCACCAGGAGTCGCCCGAGGCGTACTTCGCGCACACCCCCGGTCTGCGCGTGGTCAGCCCGAGCACCCCGAACGACGCCTACTGGATGATCCAGGAGGCCATCGCCTCGAAGGACCCGGTCGTCTTCCTCGAGCCGAAGTCGCGCTACTGGCCGAAGGGTCAGGTCGACCTCGTCGACGGGCACGTCCCGATGCACACCACCCGTGTGGCGCGCACCGGCACCGAGGTCACCCTCGTCGGCCACGGTGCGATGGTCGCGACCCTGATGCAGGCCGCCGAGCTCGCCGAGTCCGAGGGAACGAGCTGCGAGGTCATCGACCTCCGCTCGATCTCGCCCATCGACTGGGAGCCGATCCTCACCTCGGTCCGCAAGACCGGTCGCCTCGTCATCGCGCAGGAAGCCTCCGGCTTCGTCAGCGTCGGCAGCGAGATCGCCGCCACGGTCGCCGAGAAGGCGTTCTACACGATGCAGGCGCCGCCGCTGCGGGTGTCCGGGTTCGACGTCCCGTTCCCGGTCTCGAAGTTGGAGCACCTGCACCTGCCGGACGCCGACCGCGTCCTCGAGGCCGTCGACCGCGCCCTCGCGTACTGATCCAGCTCGACTGACCCAACTCGTCCGAACGCCGAAGGAGCCGTAAGTGGCCGTCGCCGAATTCCCCCTGCCCGACGTGGGCGAAGGCCTCACCGAGGCCGAGATCGTGCAGTGGCGCGTCGCGATCGGGGACGAGATCACCGTCGACCAGGTCCTGGTCGAGATTGAGACCGCGAAGTCGCTCGTCGAGCTGCCGTCGCCGTTCGCCGGCACCGTCACCGGGTTGCTCGTGTCCGAGGGTGACACGGTCGAGGTCGGCAAGCCGATCATCCGTGTCGAGTCCGACGCGTCGGTCGCGTCCGGTGCGCCGGTCACGGCCCCGGCCGCCCAGTCGGGAGGCCCGGCACCGGTCGCCGACAGCGTCCCGACCTCGCCCGTGGTCGCGGCCACCCCGCCGGCAGCGCCCGCCCCGGCTGCTCCGGTCGTGCAGACCCCGCCGGCTCCGGCTCCCGCCGCAGCTCCCGTCAGCGCGGCCCCGGCCCCGGTTGCCGCAGCGCCCGTGGCCCCGTCGGCTGCACCGGTGCAGCCCGTTGCCGACGGCGCCTCCGTCGTCGGGACGGACGAGTCCTCCGGCGCCGTCCTCGTCGGCTACGGTTCGGCGACCTCGTCGCCGTCGCGTCGCAAGCCGGGCGCTCGCCGGGCCGCAGCACTCGCGGCCGAGGCGAGCCGTGCCTCCAGTGTGGATGCCGCAGCAGCGGCCGAAGCGGCCAGCGATCCCGGTGAGGACACCACCGCCGAGGCCATCGCCGGTCTGGCGTCCGCGCCCGCCCGCAAGCAGACCGTCGCGACCAACGTGCTCGCGAAGCCGCCGATCCGGAAGCTCGCGAAGGACCTCGGCGTCGAGCTCGTCGAGATCGTGGCGACCGGCCTCGCCGGCGAGGTCACCCGGGACGACGTCATCCGGCACGCGAAGCAGGCCAGCGTCTTCCGCAACATCGAGACACCCGAGTGGGGCGAGGTGCGCAGCGAGACGATCCCGGTCAAGGGCGTCCGTAAGGCCATCGCGACCGCGATGACCACCTCCGCGTTCACCGCACCGCACGTGTCGCTGTTCGTCGACGTCGACGCGACCCACACGATGGAGTTCGTCAAGCGGCTCAAGGCCTCGCCGACGTTCGCCGGCGTCAAGGTCTCGCCGCTGCTCATCGTCGCGAAGGCCGTCATCTGGGCCGTCCGCCGCAACCGTTCGGTGAACTCGACCTGGACCGACCGCGAGATCATCGTCCACCACTTCGTGAACCTCGGCATCGCCGCGGCGACCCCGCGCGGGCTCATCGTGCCGAACATCAAGGACGCGCAGGACATGTCGCTGCTCGAGCTGGCGCAGGCGCTCGAGGAACTCACCCTCACCGCCCGCGACGGCAAGACGACGCCGAAGCAGATGGCGAACGGCACCGTCTCCATCACGAACATCGGTGTGTTCGGCATGGACACCGGGACCCCGATCCTCAACCCTGGCGAGGTCGCGATCGTCGCCATGGGCACGATCAAGCCGAAGCCGTGGGTCGTCGACGGCGAGGTCCGGTCGCGCATGGTCACGACCATCGGTGCCTCGTTCGACCACCGGGTCGTCGACGGTGACGTGGCGTCCCGCTTCGTGCACGACGTCGCCTCGGTGCTCGAGGAGCCCGCGCTCCTGCTCGACTGAGTGCGTTCAGGGACCGACGCGTCGGTCGTCGAGCAGCGCGGCGAGTTCCGCGCGGAAGGCTCCGACGGCGACCACGGCGTCGAGGGCGAGGTTCTCCGAGGCATCGACACCGCCCGCCGCGATCGACAGCCGGGCGTAGGTCGTTGCGCCGACCGCGCCGGGCCCGCTGAACAGGTCGCAGACCGCGAGGAGTGCGTCGGCTCGGTCGCGTTCCGTCAGTGGGTCCAGGACTCGCTGCACGGCTTTGGCCGCTCGCCGTTCTCCTGAGCGGAGGTCGGCGACGAGCACCCAGGCGAAGTCGTAGAGGTCCTTGTCCGCTCGGCGCCAGTACGCACTCGCGCCCTTGGCGGAGAGGTACCCGCCGATCCCGGTCACAGTCGCGCGCTCGCCGGCGACGACCATGTCGTGGACGTCCCGGAGCGCCGGCCCCGGACCCCGGAGGTTCTTGGCCCCCAGGGTCTCGGCGCCCGGTAGCGCGATCTCCTGGTCCAGGTTGTCGGGGACGTCCACCAGGAACTCCACCTGGATCGGGAAACCACTGATCTCCTTCAACCATCGCCACCCCGTGTTGGGTGTCGACGTGACGAACCCTGCGGTCTCGAGCGCCTGCTCGAGCCACGCGAAGTCGAGGCCGTCTCGGTCGTAGACGAGACCGATGTCGAGGAGGATGTCGACGTCGTTGGTGCCCTGGTGTGGTTCGTCCGAGTGCACCAGGTGCTCGGGCACGAGCCCGCCGATCAGCAGGAGCCGCCCGCGGTTCGGGCCCACTGCCTTGAGGAGTGCGGCGAACCCGGCTTCCGCGAGTGCGCGCGCATCCCGGCTGCGTGGAGCTGACGCGTTCACGAGAACTGCCGGAGAGCGAGCTCTCGGAAGGCTTCCGCGGCCTCGAGCTCCCGTTCTGAGCCGGCGAGCAGGTCCGCGTACGTGCGAGCGGGGGAGGAAACCCAGGTGCGGTGTCCAGGGCCCCTCGTCTTCACGATCACCTGGGAAGCCGGCGCGAGGCGGATCCGAGGCACTGCGGCGGGGATCATCTTCGCGCGCCGGGTACCGAGGTCCACCCCCGGCCACCCGTCCGTCGTGTCGACGTACGCAGTCACCACCCAGCTCCCCGTGAGCATCGGGCGGATCTCTTCGCTCGCAGCCGCTCCGGTGAGGATGAGCGACCGGCCGAACGCGGCGCTGAGATCGTCGATGACGCGCTGCGGTTCGCGGTGGATCGAGTGGTACCCGTCGAACCGTCGCCGCTGGGTGGACTCCCACACCGCCCACGAGTCGAGGAGTGCCGGAGCGTTTGCGACGATCCGACTGCGCGGCTGCCTTCCTGGGGCTGTCCAGCCGTTGGCGTCGAACGAGGCGAGGGTGTTCGCGACGGTTCCCAGCGATCGGCCGGACAGGTTCGCCAGCGCCTCCACTTCGGGAACGTCGTCTGCTCCGGGACGCTCTGGCTCCCGCTTCGCCATGATCGCCAAGAGAGCCTCTGCGACGTCTGCCCTGCCTCGGGTCCAACCGATCGCAGGTCGGAGCGCTGGGCTCGTCCTGCTGCCGTCCCGGTCGACCCACACCGTGCCGAGTCGCAGTTCTGCCGAGCCGTCGAGGCCGAGCCAGGAGAGCCCCTCCGAACGCAACAACTGGCGAGCCCCGTCCGACAGTGTTCGGGCCGCGATGACCACGAGGTCCTCCTTCGAGCGTGCATCGATCACGCGCTCGTCGCGAAGCGTCCGCTCGACGTCCCTCGGGTACCCGTACCCGGCCCAGGCGAGGTGCAGTGCCTTCCTCGTCCCGTCCGGCAAGACCGCGCTGAAGTCACCGTCGGCTCTCGTGCGAAGGGACACGGAGCCGCGCGGGAGCGCTGCACGGAGTGCTGTTTCTGCAGCCGCTCGATTTTCGAGGATGGGCACCTTTTCACTGTACAGTGAAAAAGGTGTCGGAGTGAAATAGCTTCGGTCTGCGGATCAGCGGGGTTCCGCAAACGTCGCGTGGTGTTCACACGGATGTCGGTGGTGCGGGGCATGATCGGGACATGGTCCACCAGCTCCTGACCCCCTCGCAGGAGATCCGAACGGATCGCCTCCTGCTCACCCCGCTCACGCCGGCCGACATCGACGACGTGCACGCGGTGTTCTCCGACGCCCGGACGTGGCAGCACCTGCCGAGCGGTCGGCACGTCGCCCGGAGTTCGAGCGTGGACATGGTGCAGCGGAAGATCGGTGGTCGGGCTCGACACGGACTCGGCTCGTGGGCCGTCCGCACCGCTGCCGATCACGCGTTCGTCGGGGTCGGCGGCATGGACATGACCGCCGGCGGGGTCTGGAACCTCGGGTACCGGTTGGCACCCTCCGCCTGGGGGCAGGGCTTCGCCTCCGAGATCGCCCTCGCTGCCGTGCGCGCGGCTGCCGACACCGCACCGGACGTCCCCGTCACGGGGCGCGTGCTCACGAACAACCCGGCCTCCGCAGCGGTGCTCCGTCGTGCCGGGCTGTCGCTCGTGTGGCAGGGGGCTCCCGGGGTGCAGACGTCCTCCGCCGCGGGGGTCGAGGGGCAGGTCTGGACCGACCGGCTGCTCTCCGACGAACAGTTCGCCTGGCTCGTCCGCAACGCCTGAGCGCGGTCACGTACCCGGTGCGTTCAGCGAGACGCTCCGCGTGGCGAGCACCTCGACGGCCGGCGAATGGGTCGCGATGAGCACAGCGGCCCCGTCGCCGGCGAGTTCGGCCAGCAGGTCGAGCACCATCGCAGCGTTCCCGTCGTCGAGAGCGCTGGTCGGTTCGTCGGCGAGGATGACCGACGGGCGCTTCACCAAGAGCCTCGCCATCGCCACCCGCTGCTGTTCGCCGCCGCTGAGCTCGTGGACCCGGTCGGTTGCGCGTCCGGTCAGACCGACCCGGTCGAGCGCGTCGCTCGTCCGGACCCCACGGTTCGGTCCGCGGGATGTCCGAGCTATGTCGATGTTCGCCTGGGCGGTCATGTCGGCGACCAATCCGAAGTCCTGGAACAGGTAGCCCAGGTGGCGCTGCCGCAGGAGCCGAGCCTGCCGCCTGTTCCGGCTCACCGGTTCGCCGGCGATGCGGATCGTGCCTGAGTCGAGCGCATCGAGGTGTCCCACGCAGTCGAGGAGCGTGGACTTCCCAGAGCCACTCGGCCCGACCAGGCAGACGATCTCGCCGCGCGCGACGTCGAACGACAGATCGTTCCACAGTGTCCGTCGTCCGTGGTGTTTCGATGCGTGTCGTACCTCGATCATCGTGCTCCGTTTCCTCGATCCCGGAGGGTGTTGCGCGCGGTGGCGGCCAGGACGGCGCCGTTGACCGCACTCACCGCTGCAATGGCGAGCAGTGCCAGTGCTCCGGCGGTCCCCGCCGACTGCGCGACGGGATCGAGTACCGAGCTGTGCCCGGTCCCGTCCGGGCGAGCGCCCCACCAGGAGTTGACAGTGGCGACGGCGGCGATCGAGACCAGGGCGGTCTCGACGAGCAGGAGCCCGGCGTCGGCCCGGACGGCTGAGGTGCCGCTGGCGAGCTTCGCGAACAGCGCGCGGCCGTGGCGACGCCTGTGGGCGACGGTCCCGAGCAGCCCCAGCATGACGCTGACGATCAGGGTGCTGACCACCGTGGCCGTGGCGATCATGGTCATCGTGGCCGCGAGCCGTGCCTGCTCGGCGGCGACCTGTCCCACTGCGACCACGGCGCTGAACTCCCTGCGGACGTCTGACGTCATGATCGACCGTTCCGCGACGGCGCGGTTCTTGAACACCACGTCCCCGGTGGACAGCCACGAACCGAGCTGATCGGCTGAGAAGACGTCGGCCGGCCTCGGGACGACCACGATGACCGCGTCAGCGAGCCAGGAGCGCGTCGACGAATCGTCCGGGTACGAGTAGACCTGCTGGCGTGCAAGTCGACCACCGGTGATCTGCTCCCGCGCGGCGGCGGGCGCCTCTCGCAGCTGCCAGTCGGCGAGCGCGGCGACGAGCCGACGCCGATCGAGCCGACTGTCGGCTGGGATCCACACGGAGATGTCCGCGTCGTCGGCGGTGATGCGGCTGCCGTCCTCGGTGCGGACGTCCTGCAAGCCGAGGTAGCCAGCGTCGACGAAGAGCGCCGGAACCGTGGACTTCCCCTGCCCGCTGGACACCTCGACGGTCGCGGCGAGCAGCGCATCACGCTGCTGGAGCGCTCTGCCGGCGAAGGCTCCGATGCGGTCCCAGTACTGCTGCGAGTCGATCGGACGGGGGTCCGGGGTAACCCAGAGCTGGACGGTCTCGCCTGCGGCTCGGAGGTCGCGTTCTGCTGTCCCGGAACGGAGGGTCGCAACGGCACCCGACAGGTCGAACACGGCGGTGACGAGCAAGAGGAGCGCGGGCGCGCGGGCGACCTGCGCGACGAGCACGAGCGCTCCGACGGGTCGAGCACCTCGGAGTGCGGTGGCCAGCGGCTGTCGACAGGCGAGCACCGTGCCGATCGTGTGGGCGGCGATGACCGGTGCCAGGAACGCTGTGCCGATCACGACGACTGCTGTGGCGAACGTCGCCGCTGACGCGAGCCCGTTGTACAAGAACAGACCGAAGGCGACCACGGGGGTGCCGACGACGGCGGCGAGCAGGGTGCCGCGGACCTCGGCCAGCTCACTGACCACGATGGAGGCGGCGCTCTGTCCGTGCAGTCGTCGAACCGCACTCCGGCGAGGGGCGCCGAGCGTCCCCATCAGGCACAGCGTGACGCATCCCAACGTGAGGGCGCCGACGAGGCCGGACGTCCCGCTGAACCCGTCGCTGACTCCGATGCGGCGCAGGAACGGCACTCGTTCCGAGCTGACGTCGTAGCCGAGGCCGGAGAGGGCATCGAGTACCGCGTGCCGAGCAGCGTCGTCTCCGAAGACCGCGTAGGAGCCGACGGGATCGAAGTGGTCGAGGTCCGACATCGGGAGGACGGTGGTGCTCATCGACCTGGTGAAGTCGCCGTACCCGTCGCTGAGCCAGCCGGCACCCAGACTCGACGGCGCACCGGTGACCAGCGCATGGCGGAGCGTCGACGGTGCCGCGCGATCGGCCACGACACGGACGATCGTCGTGCCCTCGGTCTCGGCGACCTGTTCGAGTGACTTCGCGACCCGCTGGTTCGACGCGGTGTCGGCGCCCGCTGCAGCGGTCACCACCGACGATGCACCGACGAGCCCGGCCTCACTGACCTGGACGAGGCCGATGAACCCGAGAACGAACGCGAGGAGCGGCGGGACGACGTACGCGAGTGTCACCGAGCGGATGTTCATGCTCCCCCTTGCGATCGGAGGAGCGGGCTCTCCCTCGGAGCGCCCGCTCCTCGCCTCAGCAGTTGTGGTAATACGCCTTGTTGCCGCTGCTCGCCTTCGGGGTCATCGCCATCGCGTACTTCCCACCGGGCACGTTCGACACGCGCTTCGACTTCTTGCCGACGGCGGTCGCGCCGTGGCACCGCTTCTCGCGGAAGTAGTTCGACCACGTGTCGTCGCGACCCACACCCCACTGCCAGAAGCTCCCACCCCCACCGTCGCCATGCGTCGAGTAGTCGCGGGTCCCACCGCTCACGCCCGCACCCGGATCGGCGATCGTGACGCCGCCGGTTTCCGCGCCGGACCCGAGGACCTCGAGCGCTGACGCGGATGCGACCGAGCGTCACACTGGCAGGGTTGAGAATGTGATGTCAAGCCGGTGAAACATCAACACGCCCTCCCGCCCTGCCCAGGCGGAACATCGCGCACGTTGGCGTTCCGAGGTCGACTCGCTACTGTGTTGGGAACTGGTCATGTCCGCGCATGACCACCGCCCAGGACCAGCAACGGAGCACGAGGGACGCATGACGAGCCGCATCACCGAGGGTGCCGAACCGAAGCACCAGCAGTTGCGGCGCATCTTGCTCGACCTCGCCACCGCACGCCTGGCTCCCGGCGCCGCGATCCCGTCCGAACGTCAGCTCATCGCCGAGTACGGCGTCTCGCGGATCACCGTGCGCGAAGCCCTCGGGCAGCTCGTCAACGAGGGCTACCTGGAGCGCGTGCGCGGCAAGGGCACCTTCGTGGCGCACCGGCCCGTGCAGTCGACGTTGCACCTGGCCTCGTTCACCGAGGAGATGCGGGCGATGGGCCACGTGCCGACGACGGTCGTCCTGGTGCGCGAGGAGCGCGTGCCGCCGAGCGACACCGTGGCGGCCCTGCGGCTCGACGCCGAGGTGTCGGCCTTCCACGTGAAGCGACTGCGGATGGCGGACGGCGCTCCGGTGTCGATCGACGACGCCTGGCTCGTGGCCGACGCGTTCCCGGGTCTGCTCGACCACGACCTGTCCGGGTCGGTGTACTCGATCATCGCCAACGAGTACGGCACCCCGATCGACCGGGCGCAGCAGACGGTGGCCGCGAACCCCGCCGCAGACGACGTCGCGACGCTGCTCGGCACGAAGACCGGCGCTCCGGTGCTCGAGTTCGACCGGGTGTCGTACGCGGGGGAGCGCCCCGTGGAGCACACCCGCAGTTGGTACCGCTCGGACCGGTACCGCGTGCAGATGGAGGTCACGGCGACCCCTGTGGTCGCCTGAGTCTCGGGCTGGGAACGCGAAAGCGACTGTGTGCCGCGAACGGTTCGCGGTTCACAGTCGCTTGGGCGGGAAGGACCGGGGAAGGACCGGGGTCGATCCGGGTCAGACCTCGAACAGGGTGTCGCCGTCGAGCACCGAGGTGCCCACCGTGCCCTGGTCGACGGTGTCCGGCGCGGAGCCGAGCACCACGACGGGGCAGATCGGCGAGTACCCGGCGGCCGAGATCACCGAGGGGGTGAACCGGACGACGGGGTCGCCGGCCGTGACCGTCGCGCCCTCGGTGGCGAGGAGCTCGAAGCCCTCGCCCGACAGCTTCACGGTGTCGATGCCGACGTGCACGAGGACGTCCGTGCCCGCCGCGCCCTGCAGCGCGAACGCGTGCGGGTGCAGCTTCACGATGGTGCCGTCGACCGGGGCCACCGCGGTGACCGCGCCCTCGACGCCCGTCGGGTCGACGGCCACGCCGGCGCCGACGAGCTGGCCGGCGAACACCGGGTCCGGCACGTCAGCGAGGGCGACGACCGGACCGGCGAACGGCGTGCGGACCGCCGTCACAGTTCGTCCTGGATGTCCTGCGCGAGGTTGTCGGCGACCGTGCCGACGATGACCTGCCAGCCGGTGCCGCCACCGACGACGGCCTGGGCGCCCGCGGCCTGCAGTGCGGACTTGTCGACGAGGTCGCCGTCCTCGACCTCGACGCGGAGGCGCGTGATGCAGCCCTCGACCTCTTCGATGTTGTCGGCACCGCCGAGCGCGGCGATGATGTCGGCTGCCTTGATGTCGGCCATCGTTTCCTCCTCGTTAAGGGTTCTCGTACCAGGTTGACACGGGACCGGTCTCGGTTCAGACTACGGAACTGGTCATGACCGGACAGGACCGGACCTGGCGACACCGCCGAGGTTACCTGCGCTGGCTGCACGACTCAACTCACCCCGACAGCTCCACCCAATGACGAGAGGACCTCCGATGAGCGCCACCACTGCCACGGACGTGCCGGAGAAGAAGAAGCCGAAGAAGCAGTCCCGGCTGTTCGCGCAAGCGCAGCGCCTCGGACGGAGCCTGCTCCTGCCGATCGCGGTCATGCCCGCCGCGGGCATCCTGAACCGCATCGGCCAGCCCGACCTGCTCGGGGCCATCCCCGGGTTCGAGACCGGAGCGGGCGTCATCTCCGCCGCTGGTCAGGCGATCTTCACCTGGCTGCCGCTGCTCTTCGCGGTCGGCATCGCGATCGGCTGGGCGAAGAAGTCCGACGGCACGACGGCGCTCGCCGCCGTCGTCGGCTACATGGTCATGTACCAGGTGTTCGCCGTCATGTCCCCGGTCGTGCTCGCGGGCGTCAAGGACGCCAACGGCGACCAGGCGGTCATCAACTTCGGCGTCCTCGGCGGCATCGTGATGGGTCTCGTCTCGGCGGTCATGTGGGAGCGGTTCCACCGCACGAAGATGCCCGACTTCCTCGGGTTCTTCTCGGGTCGTCGTCTCGTCCCGATCCTGACGGCCGCGGCCGGACTCGTGATCGCGGTCCTGATGTCGTTCGTCTACCGGTACTTCGACATCGCACTCACCGCTGCCGGCACCGCGGTGGCCGACAACGCCGTCATCGGTGGCGGCATCTTCGGGTTCGCGAACCGCATGCTCATCCCGATCGGCCTGCACCAGCTGCTCAACTTCTTCCCGTGGTTCCAGCTCGGCAGCTTCACCAACGCGGCGGGCGACATCGTCCACGGCGACATCCCGCGTTTCCTCGCCGGTGACCCGACCGCGGGCATCTTCCAGACCGGCTTCTTCCCGATCATGATGTTCGCCCTGCCCGCCGGTGCCCTCGCGATCTGGCGCAACGCCAAGCCGCAGAACCGCAAGCTCGTCGGCGGCATCATGATCTCCGCCGCCCTCACCTCGTTCGTGACCGGCATCACCGAGCCGCTCGAGTACTCGTTCATGTTCGTGGCGTTCCCGCTGTACGTCATCCACGCGGTGCTCACCGGGACCTCGCTGGCCCTCGTCAATGCCCTCGGGATCCACGACGGGTTCTCGTTCTCGGCCGGCGCGATCGACTACGTGCTGAACTTCGGCAAGGCGGACGGGGCGATCTGGCTCATCCCGATCGGCCTCGGCTACGCGGTCGTCTACTACTTCCTGTTCAGTTTCGTGATCAAGAAGTGGAACCTCCGCACGCCCGGGCGTGAAGAGGACACGATCGCCGAGAACACGATCGACGCGGCCACCAAGCCGTAGACGTCACCACGTGACGGACAGGAGGCGCGGTGCCAACTGGCACCGCGCCTCCTGTCCGTCTGTCGTCACCACCAGAGCGCCGATACCGGTTTTGACAATCGTTATCAGCAAGCGCTACCGTCGAAGCATGCACAACCGACTCCTCGCCCTCCCGCTCGTCGCCGGCGCCGCAGCGCTCGCCCTGACGGGCTGCGCGACCTCCTCGGCCTCGGGCGACGCCAGCGGCGACGGGAAGATCGCCGTCGTCGCCTCGACCAACGTCTACGGCTCGATCGTCGAGTCGATCGGTGGCGACCACGTGTCGGTCACGAGCATCCTGAACGACCCCTCGCAGGATCCGCACTCGTTCGAGTCGAGCGCCCGCACCCAGCTCGCGGTGTCGAAGGCCGACCTGCTCATCGAGAACGGCGGCGGGTACGACGACTTCATGACCACCCTCGCCGACGCGTCGGACACGAAGGCCGACACGATCAACGTCGTGCAGCTGTCCGGCCTGGACAAGGGCGGCGACGCCGAGTTCAACGAGCACGTGTTCTACAGCTACCCGACGATGGTCAAGCTCGTCGACGACGTCACGAAGCGCCTGTCCGCGCTCGACGAGGGCGAGAAGTCCACGTTCGAGCAGAACGCCGACGCGCTCACCACGAAGCTCGAGGACCTCGAGTCCCAGACCGCCGACCTGAAGAAGACGTACGACGGCGACGCGGTGGCGTACACCGAGCCGGTGCCGGGCTACCTGTTCGACGCGATCGGCCTGGACAACGAGACCCCCGACGCCTTCTCCGAGGCGATCGAGGAGGACGACGACGTGCCGCCGGCCGCCCTCAAGGACACCCTCGCGCTGTTCACGAGCGGCGACGTGGAGCTCCTGGCCTATAACGACCAGACCTCCAGCCCCGAGACCGAACAGGTCAAGAAGGCGGCGGAGGACAACGACGTCCCGGTGGTCGGTGTCACGGAGACGCTCCCCGAGGGGCAGGATTACGTCTCGTGGCAGCAGGCGAACATCGACGCGGTGCAGGCGGCGCTCCAGAAGTGACGACCTCGACCGCAGCAGCGACGACCGACAGCCCGGCGACCACCTCGGTGGACGACCGGGCTGCGGCCCGTCCGGTCCTGGCGCTGCGCGACGCCGGGTTGTCCTTCGGCGAGCGGAAGCTCTGGGGGCACCTGGACCTGGACATCGCGCCGGGGGAGTTCGTCGCGGTCCTCGGGCCGAACGGTGCCGGCAAGACCTCGCTCCTGCGCACGGTGCTCGGGCAGCAGCGCCTGACGAGCGGCACGATGTCGTTCCTCGGCCAGTCCGTCCGTCGCGGACACCGCAAGATCGGCTACATCCCGCAGCAGCGGCTCATGGAGGCCGGTACCCCGCTGCGCGCGCGCGACATGATCGCGCAGGGCGTGACGGGACACCGCTGGGGCGTCCTGCCGACGTCGAAGGCCGACCGGGCCCGCATCGACCGGATCCTCGACGAGGTCGGTGCCACCGCGTTCGCGGACGCCCCGGTCGCCGAGCTGTCCGGCGGTGAGCAGCAGCGCACCCGCGTCGGTCAGGCCATCGCCGCCGACCCGGCACTGCTGCTGTGCGACGAACCCCTCATCTCGCTCGACCTCCGGCACCAACGCGGCGTCACCGAGCTCATCGACCGGCAGCGTCGGCAGCACGAGGCCGCCGTACTGTTCGTGACGCACGACGTGAACCCGATCCTCGACGTCGTCGACCGGGTCCTGTACATCGCCGGCGGCCGGTTCCGCATCGGTTCCCCCGACGAGGTCCTGCGTGCCGACGTCCTGAGCGACCTGTACGGCACCCCCGTCGACGTCGTCCGGACCATGGGGCGCATCGTCATCGTCGGCGCGAACGACGCGCACGACCACCACCACGGCGAGGTCGACCCGCACGCCCCGGCGTCGGACGAAGGGCGGATCTGATGGACGTCCTGTCGACGGTCTTCTCGTTCCAGGACTACGGCGAGCTCGTGGCCCTGGTCCAGAACTCGATCTGGGCCGGTGCGGTGCTCGGCATCGTCGGCGGGCTCATCGGCCCGTTCGTCGTCGCCCGGAACATGCCCTTCGCGGTGCACGGCATCTCGGAGCTGTCCTTCGCCGGGGCGAGCGCGTCCCTGTTGCTCGGCGTCAACGTCGTCACGGGGTCCCTCGTCGGGTCGGTGATCGCGGCGCTGCTCATCGGGGTGCTCGGCTCGCGGGCGCGCGACCGCAACTCGATCATCGCGGTGCTCATGCCGTTCGGCCTCGGGCTCGGCATCCTGTGCCTGGCGCTCTACAAGGGGCGTGCGGCCAACAAGTTCGGACTGCTCACCGGCCAGATCGTGTCGGTGGACAACCCGCAGCTGACGTTCCTGATCGTCATCGCCGCCATCGTCGTCGCGACCCTGCTCGTCATCTGGCGCCCGCTGATGTTCGCGTCGGTGGACCCCGACGTGGCCGCGGCGGCCGGCATCCCGGTACGGACCCTCGCGATCGTGTTCATGCTCGT of the Curtobacterium sp. TC1 genome contains:
- a CDS encoding PTS glucose transporter subunit IIA; its protein translation is MTAVRTPFAGPVVALADVPDPVFAGQLVGAGVAVDPTGVEGAVTAVAPVDGTIVKLHPHAFALQGAAGTDVLVHVGIDTVKLSGEGFELLATEGATVTAGDPVVRFTPSVISAAGYSPICPVVVLGSAPDTVDQGTVGTSVLDGDTLFEV
- a CDS encoding GntR family transcriptional regulator, with amino-acid sequence MTSRITEGAEPKHQQLRRILLDLATARLAPGAAIPSERQLIAEYGVSRITVREALGQLVNEGYLERVRGKGTFVAHRPVQSTLHLASFTEEMRAMGHVPTTVVLVREERVPPSDTVAALRLDAEVSAFHVKRLRMADGAPVSIDDAWLVADAFPGLLDHDLSGSVYSIIANEYGTPIDRAQQTVAANPAADDVATLLGTKTGAPVLEFDRVSYAGERPVEHTRSWYRSDRYRVQMEVTATPVVA
- a CDS encoding PTS transporter subunit EIIB codes for the protein MADIKAADIIAALGGADNIEEVEGCITRLRVEVEDGDLVDKSALQAAGAQAVVGGGTGWQVIVGTVADNLAQDIQDEL
- a CDS encoding ABC transporter ATP-binding protein, producing the protein MIEVRHASKHHGRRTLWNDLSFDVARGEIVCLVGPSGSGKSTLLDCVGHLDALDSGTIRIAGEPVSRNRRQARLLRQRHLGYLFQDFGLVADMTAQANIDIARTSRGPNRGVRTSDALDRVGLTGRATDRVHELSGGEQQRVAMARLLVKRPSVILADEPTSALDDGNAAMVLDLLAELAGDGAAVLIATHSPAVEVLATRSVSLNAPGT
- a CDS encoding alpha-ketoacid dehydrogenase subunit beta: MAKALNAGLAAAMQADDKVLLMGEDIGQLGGVFRITEGLQDRFGPERVRDTPLAEAGIIGTAIGLALRGYRPVVEIQFDGFVWPGFDQITSQLAKMANRLPAHMSLPVVIRIPYGGHIGAVEHHQESPEAYFAHTPGLRVVSPSTPNDAYWMIQEAIASKDPVVFLEPKSRYWPKGQVDLVDGHVPMHTTRVARTGTEVTLVGHGAMVATLMQAAELAESEGTSCEVIDLRSISPIDWEPILTSVRKTGRLVIAQEASGFVSVGSEIAATVAEKAFYTMQAPPLRVSGFDVPFPVSKLEHLHLPDADRVLEAVDRALAY
- a CDS encoding GNAT family N-acetyltransferase, yielding MVHQLLTPSQEIRTDRLLLTPLTPADIDDVHAVFSDARTWQHLPSGRHVARSSSVDMVQRKIGGRARHGLGSWAVRTAADHAFVGVGGMDMTAGGVWNLGYRLAPSAWGQGFASEIALAAVRAAADTAPDVPVTGRVLTNNPASAAVLRRAGLSLVWQGAPGVQTSSAAGVEGQVWTDRLLSDEQFAWLVRNA
- a CDS encoding dihydrolipoamide acetyltransferase family protein, which encodes MAVAEFPLPDVGEGLTEAEIVQWRVAIGDEITVDQVLVEIETAKSLVELPSPFAGTVTGLLVSEGDTVEVGKPIIRVESDASVASGAPVTAPAAQSGGPAPVADSVPTSPVVAATPPAAPAPAAPVVQTPPAPAPAAAPVSAAPAPVAAAPVAPSAAPVQPVADGASVVGTDESSGAVLVGYGSATSSPSRRKPGARRAAALAAEASRASSVDAAAAAEAASDPGEDTTAEAIAGLASAPARKQTVATNVLAKPPIRKLAKDLGVELVEIVATGLAGEVTRDDVIRHAKQASVFRNIETPEWGEVRSETIPVKGVRKAIATAMTTSAFTAPHVSLFVDVDATHTMEFVKRLKASPTFAGVKVSPLLIVAKAVIWAVRRNRSVNSTWTDREIIVHHFVNLGIAAATPRGLIVPNIKDAQDMSLLELAQALEELTLTARDGKTTPKQMANGTVSITNIGVFGMDTGTPILNPGEVAIVAMGTIKPKPWVVDGEVRSRMVTTIGASFDHRVVDGDVASRFVHDVASVLEEPALLLD
- a CDS encoding lactococcin 972 family bacteriocin, translating into MSGGTRDYSTHGDGGGGSFWQWGVGRDDTWSNYFREKRCHGATAVGKKSKRVSNVPGGKYAMAMTPKASSGNKAYYHNC